A genomic window from Dama dama isolate Ldn47 chromosome 6, ASM3311817v1, whole genome shotgun sequence includes:
- the LOC133058708 gene encoding transmembrane protease serine 11B-like protein produces MYRPVTVSRPSLPLWVIVLIVFGVVAILGTTIGLLVHFLAVENKTYYYQGSFKVLNIPNNRNYGKETSPENNYLSKILETKMSDAFQSSSIYRQYISSQVITLVPADNSVTAHIWLVFKAPKSVKENTRRGIESILRQMLKNHSGSLTTDPDSLTLEEISKVKAEKIINNRCGRRPRMSATYDRIKGGSTAQEGEWPWQASLKKNGKHYCGASLINDRYLVTAAHCFKNSRDPRNYTVTFGTKVNLPYMRHYVQQIFIHENYIKGELHDDIAVILLTEKVLYKNDVHSVCLPETTQIFPPGEGVVVTGWGALSHDGPYPVLLQKAPVKIIDTNTCNAREGYNGMVQDTMLCAGYIEGNIDACQGDSGGPLVHPNSRNIWYLVGIVSWGAECGTINKPGVYTRVTAYRNWIASKTGI; encoded by the exons AAAACAAGACTTACTATTACCAAGGTAGCTTTAAAGTGCTGAATATCCCAAATAATAGAAATTATGGAAAGGAGACATCACCAGAAAATAACTATCTTAGCAAAATTCTTGAGACGAAG ATGTCTGATGCATTTCAGAGTTCTAGCATTTACAGACAGTACATCAGCTCTCAAGTCATCACACTGGT TCCTGCTGACAACAGTGTGACAGCACATATATGGCTCGTATTCAAGGCGCCCAAATCAGTGAAGGAAAACACAAGAAGAGGAATTGAAAGCATCTTACGTCAAATGCTGAAGAACCACTCAGGATCCTTGACTACAGATCCTGATTCGCTTACACTTGAGG aAATCAGTAAGGTCAAAGCTGAAAAGATAATCAACAACC GCTGTGGGAGACGACCAAGGATGTCAGCTACCTATGATAGAATCAAGGGTGGATCCACTGCTCAGGAAGGAGAGTGGCCCTGGCAAGCAAGTCTCAAAAAGAACGGCAAGCACTACTGTGGGGCATCTTTGATCAATGACAGATATCTGGTGACTGCAGCTCACTGCTTTAAAAA ttCACGAGATCCAAGGAACTATACTGTCACCTTTGGCACCAAAGTAAATCTCCCCTATATGCGACACTATGTTCAGCAAATTTTTATTCATGAAAACTACATCAAGGGTGAACTTCATGATGATATTGCAGTTATATTGCTTACTGAAAAAGTTTTATATAAGAACGATGTCCATTCAGTTTGTCTTCCTGAAACCACACAGATTTTTCCACCAGGTGAAGGAGTTGTTGTCACAGGATGGGGAGCACTTTCACATGATG GTCCATACCCAGTATTACTTCAGAAAGCACCTGTGAAGATAATTGATACAAACACTTGTAATGCTCGGGAAGGATATAATGGGATGGTACAAGACACAATGCTATGTGCTGGGTACATAGAAGGAAATATTGATGCATGCCAG ggTGACTCTGGAGGACCATTAGTTCATCCCAACTCTCGAAATATTTGGTACCTTGTTGGAATAGTGAGCTGGGGAGCAGAATGTGGTACAATCAATAAACCAGGAGTCTATACACGAGTGACTGCCTACCGCAACTGGATTGCATCAAAGACTGGTATCTAA